One segment of Panicum virgatum strain AP13 chromosome 3K, P.virgatum_v5, whole genome shotgun sequence DNA contains the following:
- the LOC120701164 gene encoding serine/threonine-protein phosphatase 7 long form homolog codes for MWERLPVGRPERYAHGVTPLYEGEVVATVGWLWNNIGTVHGNPGRRYIDYSNALDCLNAAHVEWQPYNRMEVQNMNLSPQCMRDNEYWRSVCPLICYYIVEYHLPNRVMRQFGILQSCPPEYINTSHELHATDRRKHRGAKNWEVKHLAYVNAWNGRGNNIVYGGPVHREAQFNIYLDWLKQNTRLKLKAALDNTHIEDLPSDPEDVFAEYDAHTRMGTQPERGPFEDYIGQQLSRFDNEAGQALRVPIGSPDEATVLRGFLQRFRRGCRKIAFKLNCIEGQGQPAADDGEPSGSRHRGTRSTSTSLGTSSTGGTLAMRTSQPIRCSQY; via the exons ATGTGGGAGCGCCTTCCTGTTGGCCGGCCGGAGCGTTATGCTCATGGA GTTACGCCATTATACGAGGGAGAGGTTGTGGCTACAGTGGGTTGGTTATGGAACAATATTGGTACCGTGCACGGtaatccaggaaggcggtacATAGACTACAGCAATGCCCTTGATTGCCTAAATGCTGCACAC GTTGAATGGCAACCATACAATCGCATGGAGGTGCAAAACATGAATCTTAGTCCGCAATGCATGAGGGATAATGAATACTGGCGCTCAGTTTGCCCTCTTATTTGCTATTACATTGTTGAGTACCACCTTCCAAATCGGGTGATGCGCCAATTTGGAATACTTCAGTCTTGTCCGCCTGAGTATATTAATACTAGCCATGAGTTGCACGC AACTGATCGACGGAAGCATCGGGGTGCCAAAAACTGGGAGGTGAAGCACCTTGCATATGTGAATGCTTGGAATGGTCGAGGCAACAACATAGTTTATGGTGGCCCTGTTCACCGTGAGGCCCAATTCAATATATATTTGGACTGGTTGAAGCAAAACACACGGCTAAAGCTCAAGGCTGCATTGGACAACACCCACATCGAGGATCTACCTTCGGACCCCGAAGATGTCTTTGCCGAATATGATGCTCACACGAGAATGGGTACGCAGCCCGAGCGAGGACCCTTTGAAGACTACATT GGGCAGCAACTTAGTCGTTTTGATAACGAGGCGGGACAAGCGTTGAGGGTGCCAATAGGATCTCCGGATGAGGCCACCGTGCTGAGGGGATTCTTACAG AGGTTTAGACGGGGTTGCCGAAAAATAGCATTCAAACTGAACTGCATAGAGGGACAAGGACAACCAGCGGCCGATGATGGTGAACCTTCCGGGTCACGCCATCGCGGTACAAGAAGCACGAGTACTTCATTGGGCACCTCATCTACAGGTGGGACATTAGCAAT GAGGACGTCGCAGCCGATCCGGTGCTCTCAGTATTAG
- the LOC120700242 gene encoding casein kinase 1-like protein HD16 isoform X2 codes for MADSGGLSANIAAAAAHDDDDANAAPFPDTVQIGGSPEYKVDRKLGKGGFGHVFLGRRLTAACSSASAAQEVAIKFEHTTSKGCSYGPPYEWQVYTALGGTHGVPKVHYKGRQGDYYVMIMDMLGPSLWDSWNSLGQSYVHGDVKPENFLLGQPSTPQEKKLYLVDLGLATKWRDSASGQHVGYDQRPDAFRGTVRYASVHAHLGRTASRRDDLESLAYTLVFLHRGRLPWQGYQGDNKSFLVCKRKMSTSPESLCGICPQPFKQFLETVVNMKFDEEPNYSKLISLFDSLIGPNPSIRPINTDGAQKVGQKRARLLNDDDGHVKKKIRLGAPATQWISVYNSRSPMKQRYHYNVADTRLAQHVEKGNEDGLLISSISSCANLWAIIMDAGTGFTAQVYELSPHFLHKEWIMEQWDKSFYISSVAGSNNGSSLVVMSKGTPYTQQSYKVSDSFPFKWINKKWKEGFHVTSMATSGSRWAIVMSRSAGFSEQVVELDFLYPSEGIHKRWDNGYRITAMAATMDQSALILSKPRRRPRDETQETLRTTQFPSQHVKEKWAKNLYLAGICYGRTVA; via the exons ATGGCCGACAGCGGCGGGCTCAGCGccaacatcgccgccgccgccgcccacgacgacgacgacgccaacGCCGCACCTTTCCCCGACACC GTCCAGATCGGAGGATCCCCGGAGTACAAGGTCGACAGGAAGCTGGGCAAAGGTGGCTTTGGCCATGTCTTTCTTGGCCGACGCCTAACTGCGGCATGCTCCTCGGCTTCCGCTGCCCAAGAGGTTGCTATCAAATTTGAGCACACTACCAGCAAGGGCTGTAGCTACGGCCCTCCGTATGAATGGCAAGTCTACAC CGCTCTAGGCGGAACGCATGGCGTGCCCAAGGTGCATTATAAAGGCCGCCAGGGTGACTACTATGTCATG ATTATGGATATGCTGGGGCCTAGCTTGTGGGATTCTTGGAATTCATTAGGCCAATC ATATGTGCATGGAGACGTCAAACCTGAGAACTTTCTTCTGGGTCAGCCTTCAACGCCTCAAGAAAAGAAACTTTATCTTGTGGATCTTGGATTAG CAACAAAGTGGAGAGATTCTGCTAGTGGACAGCATGTTGGTTATGATCAACGTCCCGATGCCTTTAG AGGAACAGTAAGATATGCTAGTGTCCATGCACATTTAGGAAGAACCGCTAGCAGAAGAGATGATTTGGAATCACTTGCCTATACATTAGTATTTCTTCATCGGGGCAGGTTGCCATGGCAAGGATACCAG GGCGATAATAAATCATTTTTGGTGTGCAAGAGAAAGATGAGTACCTCGCCTGAGAGCCTTTGCGGCATATGTCCTCAACCTTTCAAACAGTTTCTTGAGACTGTTGTCAACATGAAGTTTGATGAGGAGCCAAACTATTCCAAGTTGATTTCTTTGTTTGATAGTTTAATTGGACCAAATCCTTCCATCAGACCAATCAATACTGATGGAGCCCAAAAG GTAGGGCAGAAGCGTGCCAGGTTGCTTAATGATGATGATGGCCATGTAAAAAAGAAGATTCGGCTAGGTGCTCCAGCAACACAGTGGATTTCAGTATATAATTCAAGGTCACCTATGAAACAGAG GTACCACTATAATGTGGCTGACACAAGGTTAGCGCAACATGTGGAGAAAGGAAATGAGGACGGTTTGCTAATAAGTTCAATATCATCATGCGCAAATCTTTGGGCAATCATTATGGATGCAGGAACTGGCTTCACAGCTCAAGTATACGAGCTGTCTCCACACTTTCTTCATAAG GAATGGATTATGGAACAGTGGGATAAAAGCTTCTACATCAGTTCTGTTGCTGGCTCCAACAATGGAAGTTCTCTTGTAGTGATGTCCAAAG GCACGCCATATACACAGCAATCGTACAAAGTCAGTGATTCCTTCCCATTTAAATGGATAAACAAAAAGTGGAAGGAAGGTTTTCATGTGACTTCAATGGCTACATCAGGCAGTCGATGGGCTATAGTCATGTCCCGCAGTGCTGGATTTTCTGAGCAG GTTGTGGAATTAGACTTTCTGTACCCAAGTGAGGGCATCCATAAACGCTGGGACAACGGCTATCGTATTACCGCAATGGCTGCCACAATGGACCAGTCTGCACTGATCCTAAGCAAGCCAAGGCGTCGCCCAAGAGACGAGACACAAGAGACTCTGCGGACTACACAGTTTCCTAGTCAACATGTCAAG GAGAAGTGGGCCAAGAACCTCTACCTTGCTGGGATATGCTATGGGCGAACCGTGGCTTAA
- the LOC120700242 gene encoding casein kinase 1-like protein HD16 isoform X1 translates to MADSGGLSANIAAAAAHDDDDANAAPFPDTVQIGGSPEYKVDRKLGKGGFGHVFLGRRLTAACSSASAAQEVAIKFEHTTSKGCSYGPPYEWQVYTALGGTHGVPKVHYKGRQGDYYVMIMDMLGPSLWDSWNSLGQSMSSEMVACIAVESISILESMHSKGYVHGDVKPENFLLGQPSTPQEKKLYLVDLGLATKWRDSASGQHVGYDQRPDAFRGTVRYASVHAHLGRTASRRDDLESLAYTLVFLHRGRLPWQGYQGDNKSFLVCKRKMSTSPESLCGICPQPFKQFLETVVNMKFDEEPNYSKLISLFDSLIGPNPSIRPINTDGAQKVGQKRARLLNDDDGHVKKKIRLGAPATQWISVYNSRSPMKQRYHYNVADTRLAQHVEKGNEDGLLISSISSCANLWAIIMDAGTGFTAQVYELSPHFLHKEWIMEQWDKSFYISSVAGSNNGSSLVVMSKGTPYTQQSYKVSDSFPFKWINKKWKEGFHVTSMATSGSRWAIVMSRSAGFSEQVVELDFLYPSEGIHKRWDNGYRITAMAATMDQSALILSKPRRRPRDETQETLRTTQFPSQHVKEKWAKNLYLAGICYGRTVA, encoded by the exons ATGGCCGACAGCGGCGGGCTCAGCGccaacatcgccgccgccgccgcccacgacgacgacgacgccaacGCCGCACCTTTCCCCGACACC GTCCAGATCGGAGGATCCCCGGAGTACAAGGTCGACAGGAAGCTGGGCAAAGGTGGCTTTGGCCATGTCTTTCTTGGCCGACGCCTAACTGCGGCATGCTCCTCGGCTTCCGCTGCCCAAGAGGTTGCTATCAAATTTGAGCACACTACCAGCAAGGGCTGTAGCTACGGCCCTCCGTATGAATGGCAAGTCTACAC CGCTCTAGGCGGAACGCATGGCGTGCCCAAGGTGCATTATAAAGGCCGCCAGGGTGACTACTATGTCATG ATTATGGATATGCTGGGGCCTAGCTTGTGGGATTCTTGGAATTCATTAGGCCAATC CATGTCATCGGAAATGGTGGCTTGCATTGCCGTGGAGTCCATTTCCATCCTGGAAAGCATGCATTCTAAAGG ATATGTGCATGGAGACGTCAAACCTGAGAACTTTCTTCTGGGTCAGCCTTCAACGCCTCAAGAAAAGAAACTTTATCTTGTGGATCTTGGATTAG CAACAAAGTGGAGAGATTCTGCTAGTGGACAGCATGTTGGTTATGATCAACGTCCCGATGCCTTTAG AGGAACAGTAAGATATGCTAGTGTCCATGCACATTTAGGAAGAACCGCTAGCAGAAGAGATGATTTGGAATCACTTGCCTATACATTAGTATTTCTTCATCGGGGCAGGTTGCCATGGCAAGGATACCAG GGCGATAATAAATCATTTTTGGTGTGCAAGAGAAAGATGAGTACCTCGCCTGAGAGCCTTTGCGGCATATGTCCTCAACCTTTCAAACAGTTTCTTGAGACTGTTGTCAACATGAAGTTTGATGAGGAGCCAAACTATTCCAAGTTGATTTCTTTGTTTGATAGTTTAATTGGACCAAATCCTTCCATCAGACCAATCAATACTGATGGAGCCCAAAAG GTAGGGCAGAAGCGTGCCAGGTTGCTTAATGATGATGATGGCCATGTAAAAAAGAAGATTCGGCTAGGTGCTCCAGCAACACAGTGGATTTCAGTATATAATTCAAGGTCACCTATGAAACAGAG GTACCACTATAATGTGGCTGACACAAGGTTAGCGCAACATGTGGAGAAAGGAAATGAGGACGGTTTGCTAATAAGTTCAATATCATCATGCGCAAATCTTTGGGCAATCATTATGGATGCAGGAACTGGCTTCACAGCTCAAGTATACGAGCTGTCTCCACACTTTCTTCATAAG GAATGGATTATGGAACAGTGGGATAAAAGCTTCTACATCAGTTCTGTTGCTGGCTCCAACAATGGAAGTTCTCTTGTAGTGATGTCCAAAG GCACGCCATATACACAGCAATCGTACAAAGTCAGTGATTCCTTCCCATTTAAATGGATAAACAAAAAGTGGAAGGAAGGTTTTCATGTGACTTCAATGGCTACATCAGGCAGTCGATGGGCTATAGTCATGTCCCGCAGTGCTGGATTTTCTGAGCAG GTTGTGGAATTAGACTTTCTGTACCCAAGTGAGGGCATCCATAAACGCTGGGACAACGGCTATCGTATTACCGCAATGGCTGCCACAATGGACCAGTCTGCACTGATCCTAAGCAAGCCAAGGCGTCGCCCAAGAGACGAGACACAAGAGACTCTGCGGACTACACAGTTTCCTAGTCAACATGTCAAG GAGAAGTGGGCCAAGAACCTCTACCTTGCTGGGATATGCTATGGGCGAACCGTGGCTTAA
- the LOC120700241 gene encoding sodium/hydrogen exchanger 8-like — protein MGEPEPDDAVLFVGVSLVLGIASRHLLRGTRVPYTVALLVLGVALGSLEYGTQHGLGKLGAGIRIWANINPDLLLAVFLPALLFESSFSMEIHQIKRCMAQMVLLAGPGVVLSTFLLGSAVKLTFPYDWSWKTSLLLGGLLSATDPVAVVALLKELGASKKLSTIIEGESLMNDGTAIVVYQLFYRMVLGRTFDAGSIIKFLSEVSLGAVALGLAFGIISVLWLGFIFNDTIIEISLTLAVSYIAFFTAQDSLEVSGVLTVMTLGMFYAAFAKTAFKGESQQSLHHFWEMVAYIANTLIFILSGVVIADGVLQNNVHFERHGTSWGFLLLLYVFVQISRLVVVSVLYPLLRQFGYGLDFKEAMILVWSGLRGAVALSLSLSVKRTSDTVQHYLKPEVGTMFVFFTGGIVFLTLIFNGSTTQFLLHILGMDKLSATKLRILKYTRYEMLNKALEAFGELRDDEELGPADWATVKKHITCLNDLDDDPEHPHDVDDRDDHVHTMNIRDIRVRLLNGVQAAYWAMLEEGRINQATANILMRSVDEAMDLVSRQPLCDWKGLKSNVQFPSYYRFLQMSRLPRKLVTYFTVERLESGCYICAAFLRAHRIARRQLHDFLGDSEVARIVIDESNAEGEEARKFLEDVRVTFPQVLRVLKTRQVTYSVLAHLSEYIQNLQKTGLLEEKEMVHLDDALQTDLKKLKRNPPLVKMPRVSDLLNTHPLVGALPAAARDPLLSNTKETVRGHGMIVYREGSRPTGIWLISIGVVKWTSQRLSRRHSLDPILSHGSTLGLYEVLIGKPYICDMITDSVVHCFFIEAEKIDELRHSDPSIEVFLWQESALVIARLLLPQIFEKMAMHEIRVLVAERSTMNIYIKGEDIEIEQNYIGILLEGFLKTRNQNLITPPAVLLPSNADLSLFGLESSAVNLVDYYHTAPSYQVEARARIIFFDMGRASEAQADLQRTASLLSHGHELPRTMSKEHSGLLRWPESFRRSRGAHSASLSEIRNQPGSFSARALQLSMYGSMVSPSGQGHRRHRLRGMPVANKRHSSSYPRVPSRPPNARHLLSVQSEGSNMKRMAAPKDAGQANPAPATADQQQQKAMQDDNWSDDSAGEEVIVRVDSPSMLSFRQSAAGVGSPPHQ, from the exons atggGTGAGCCTGAGCCTGACGACGCGGTGCTCTTCGTCGGGGTGTCGCTGGTGCTGGGCATCGCCTCCCGTCATCTCCTCCGCGGCACCCGCGTCCCCTACACCGTCGCCCTTCTCGTCCTCGGCGTCGCGCTCGGCTCCCTCG AATACGGAACACAACATGGCCTAGGCAAACTTGGAGCTGGAATTCGCATCT GGGCCAACATAAACCCTGATCTTCTGCTGGCTGTTTTTCTACCTGCCCTCCTGTTTGAAAGCTCCTTCTCCATGGAAATACACCAAATAAAG AGATGTATGGCACAAATGGTGTTACTTGCTGGACCGGGTGTTGTACTATCAACTTTTTTACTTGGCTCTGCTGTAAAG CTCACTTTTCCTTACGACTGGAGCTGGAAAACATCATTGTTACTTGGTGGACTGCTTAGTGCAACTGACCCTGTTGCTGTGGTTGCACTGCTAAAAGAACTTGGAGCAAGTAAAAAGCTTAGTACAATCATTGAGGGTGAATCCTTAATGAATGACGG GACCGCTATTGTTGTCTATCAGCTATTCTATCGAATGGTGCTTGGAAGAACGTTTGATGCTGGCTCAATAATAAAGTTTTTGTCAGAAGTTTCGCTTGGAGC TGTTGCTCTGGGCCTTGCATTCGGAATCATATCAGTACTGTGGTTGGGATTTATATTTAATGATACAATCATAGAGATTTCACTCACTCTTGCCGTCAGCTATATAGCTTTCTTCACT GCACAAGATTCACTGGAGGTCTCTGGTGTTTTGACAGTCATGACACTAGGAAT GTTCTATGCAGCTTTTGCAAAAACTGCTTTTAAGGGTGAAAGTCAGCAAAGTTTACACCATTTCTG GGAAATGGTTGCTTACATTGCAAACACACTTATTTTTATACTGAG TGGGGTTGTTATTGCAGATGGTGTTCTACAAAATAATGTCCATTTTGAGAGGCATG GCACTTCGTGGGGCTTCCTTCTTCTGCTTTATGTCTTTGTGCAAATATCTCGACTTGTAGTTGTTAGTGTTTTGTACCCATTGTTGCGTCAATTTGGGTATGGGTTGGACTTCAAAGAGGCCATGATTCTTGTTTGGTCAGGGCTGCGAGGGGCTGTTGCTCTGTCACTATCACTATCTGTTAAG CGCACCAGCGATACAGTTCAACATTATCTTAAACCAGAAGTTGGAACAATG TTTGTGTTCTTCACTGGTGGCATCGTGTTTTTGACATTGATTTTTAATGGTTCAACCACACAATTTTTGTTACATATCCTCGGCATGGACAAACTGTCAGCAACAAAG CTTCGCATATTGAAATATACAAGATATGAAATGCTAAACAAAGCATTAGAGGCTTTTGGTGAGCTTAGGGATGACGAGGAACTTGGACCTGCTGACTGGGCTACTGTAAAAAAACATATCACATGTTTGAATGACTTGGACGATGATCCAGAGCATCCCCATGATGTTGATGACAGAGATGATCATGTGCATACCATGAACATAAGAGATATTCGAGTGCGGCTTTTAAATG GTGTGCAAGCCGCTTACTGGGCTATGCTTGAAGAGGGACGAATAAATCAAGCTACAGCAAATATTCTGATGAGATCAGTTGATGAAGCTATGGATCTTGTTTCTAGACAACCATTATGTGATTGGAAAGGTTTAAAATCCAATGTTCAGTTCCCGAGTTACTATAGGTTCCTTCAGATGAGCAGGTTGCCACGAAAGCTTGTCACATACTTCACAGTCGAAAGATTGGAGTCAGGATGTTACATCTGTGCCGCATTTCTTCGTGCTCACAGAATTGCAAGGCGGCAGCTTCATGATTTTCTCG GTGATAGTGAGGTTGCAAGAATTGTTATTGACGAAAGTAATGCTGAGGGAGAGGAAGCTAGAAAATTCTTGGAAGATGTTCGAGTCACATTCCCGCAG gttcTACGTGTGCTAAAGACGCGACAAGTCACATATTCTGTATTGGCACACTTGAGTGAGTATATTCAAAACCTCCAGAAGACTGGGTTACTGGAAGAGAAGGAAATGGTCCATTTAGACGATGCTTTGCAG ACAGACTTGAAGAAGTTGAAGAGGAATCCCCCACTAGTGAAAATGCCAAGAGTTAGTGATCTTCTAAACACTCATCCTTTAGTTGGCGCGCTTCCTGCTGCTGCACGTGATCCTTTGCTAAGCAATACAAAGGAAACTGTACGAGGGCATGGCATGATCGTATATCGGGAAGGCTCAAGGCCAACTGGTATATGGCTTATATCTATTGGTGTAGTAAAG TGGACAAGTCAAAGATTAAGCAGAAGGCATTCCTTGGATCCAATTTTATCACATGGAAGCACTTTGGGTCTGTATGAGGTGCTGATCGGAAAGCCCTATATCTGTGACATGATCACAGATTCCGTTGTACACTGTTTCTTCATTGAAGCTGAAAAGATAGATGAGCTGCGTCATTCCGATCCTTCAATTGAGGTTTTCCTGTGGCAG GAAAGCGCTCTGGTCATTGCTAGGCTTTTGCTTCCTCAGATATTTGAGAAAATGGCAATGCATGAGATCAGGGTTCTCGTTGCTGAAAGGTCGACGATGAACATATACATCAAGGGGGAAGACATCGAAATCGAGCAGAATTACATTGGCATTTTGCTTGAAGGATTCTTGAAGACCAGGAACCAGAATCTGATCACGCCCCCAGCGGTACTTCTGCCATCAAATGCTGACTTGAGCTTATTCGGACTTGAGTCCTCAG CCGTGAACCTTGTAGACTACTATCATACTGCACCCAGCTACCAAGTGGAGGCTAGAGCGCGGATCATCTTCTTTGATATGGGCAGGGCCTCTGAGGCACAGGCTGATCTTCAGCGAACTGCGTCACTGCTGTCTCACGGCCATGAGCTGCCACGGACAATGAGCAAGGAGCACAGCGGCTTGCTCCGTTGGCCGGAGAGCTTCCGGAGGTCCCGGGGGGCCCACAGTGCCAGCCTAAGTGAGATCAGAAACCAGCCGGGCAGCTTCTCTGCCAGGGCCTTGCAACTGAGTATGTACGGCAGCATGGTGAGCCCCTCCGGCCAGGGTCACCGGCGTCATAGGCTCCGTGGCATGCCGGTTGCGAACAAGAGGCACAGCTCTTCCTACCCCCGGGTGCCATCGAGGCCACCCAACGCCCGGCATCTGCTCTCCGTGCAGTCGGAGGGTTCAAACATGAAACGAATGGCAGCCCCAAAAGACGCTGGCCAGGCTAATCCTGCTCCGGCGACCGCAGACCAGCAGCAACAGAAGGCGATGCAAGATGACAACTGGAGCGATGACTCCGCAGGGGAAGAAGTCATCGTCAGAGTCGACTCTCCCAGCATGCTATCTTTTCGTCAGTCCGCCGCTGGGGTTGGTTCGCCACCACACCAGTAG